One genomic segment of Hymenobacter psoromatis includes these proteins:
- the thiL gene encoding thiamine-phosphate kinase — MSDLTPLSQLGEFGLIRRLQRDITLTQPSTILGIGDDAAILAPPAGQEIVISTDLLVEGVHFDLSFSPLKHLGYKAVAVNVSDVAAMFATPTQIIVGLSLPPRFTVEAVEELYAGMRLACEAYGVDLVGGDTTGSRGGLVISVTALGMVAAGQAVRRSGGRPTDILCVSGDLGGAYLGLQVLEREKQAFLADPDTQPELESYDYVVQRQLRPEARLDVVHELRELGVQPTAMIDISDGLASEVMHLCAASGTGARVFSEYLPLANPTLEAAAEFNLDPLMAALNGGEDYELLFTIPVADHAKIKNHPDITVIGHLTEQNDAVNLITKSGQAVPLQAQGFNHF; from the coding sequence ATGTCCGATTTAACGCCCCTTTCCCAGCTCGGCGAGTTTGGGCTCATCCGCCGCTTGCAGCGCGACATTACCCTGACCCAGCCCAGTACCATCCTGGGCATCGGCGATGATGCGGCCATCCTGGCCCCGCCGGCCGGGCAGGAAATCGTCATCAGCACCGATTTGCTGGTGGAAGGCGTGCATTTTGATTTATCATTCTCGCCGCTCAAACACCTGGGCTACAAGGCGGTGGCCGTGAACGTGTCGGACGTGGCGGCCATGTTTGCTACTCCCACCCAAATTATCGTCGGCCTGAGCCTACCCCCCCGTTTCACGGTAGAGGCCGTGGAGGAGTTGTACGCCGGGATGCGCCTGGCCTGCGAAGCCTACGGCGTGGACCTGGTGGGCGGCGATACCACCGGTAGCCGCGGCGGCCTGGTTATCAGCGTCACGGCGCTGGGCATGGTGGCGGCCGGCCAGGCCGTGCGCCGCTCGGGGGGTAGGCCCACCGATATTCTGTGCGTCTCGGGCGACCTCGGCGGGGCCTACCTCGGCCTGCAAGTATTGGAGCGCGAAAAGCAGGCCTTCCTGGCCGACCCCGACACCCAGCCCGAACTGGAAAGCTACGACTACGTGGTGCAGCGCCAGCTGCGCCCCGAAGCCCGCCTCGACGTCGTGCACGAGCTGCGCGAGCTGGGCGTGCAGCCCACCGCCATGATTGACATCTCCGACGGCCTGGCCTCGGAAGTCATGCACCTCTGCGCCGCCAGCGGCACCGGCGCGCGGGTCTTCAGCGAGTACCTGCCCCTGGCCAACCCGACCCTCGAAGCCGCCGCCGAATTTAACCTCGACCCCCTCATGGCCGCCCTCAACGGCGGCGAGGACTACGAATTGTTATTTACCATCCCGGTCGCTGACCACGCCAAGATTAAAAACCACCCCGATATTACCGTTATCGGCCATTTAACGGAGCAGAATGATGCGGTTAATTTGATTACGAAATCGGGCCAGGCGGTGCCACTGCAAGCGCAGGGTTTCAACCATTTTTAG
- a CDS encoding GDSL-type esterase/lipase family protein, with translation MTGAPSPQERGSGSEANRSRRYPPLPGQLKLPLLFLLLLTLPAHAQRLDSLQAAYPFLRTSANRIENASIGLQRFYQRLAGLPLHPAALPGGRVSVVHIGDSHLQADEFSGRTRRELQRTYGNAGLGLAFPFGVAHTNGSPAFHTVAVAGTWQARRALAAPDSTLSIGVSGFVLTTADSGAAFTLRVPALRRPNYSFNKLTVLRQAGPAAFDWVVSSAQGRRLGLVPGVGPGTAVVLRLDSLRDFVELRTTRTRSAQTSGVLYGLLLDNGQPGIIYNTIGVNGTAVRHFACAPLFFEQLPLLEPDLFIISLGTNDAYSAGFDPDLFARQLDSLINGLRRRCPRAEVLLAAPPDSYRARRYRNPDLERLRTVLRAYAQAHDLAYWDLAAVQGGYGSMRQWRAAGLAQADLVHFTHAGYDLQGLLLYLALQDGFAAFRAR, from the coding sequence ATGACCGGTGCCCCCTCTCCGCAGGAGAGGGGGTCAGGGAGTGAGGCAAACCGGTCGCGCCGCTACCCACCCCTCCCCGGCCAGCTAAAGCTTCCCCTACTTTTCCTCCTCCTCCTCACCCTCCCCGCCCACGCCCAACGCCTCGACAGCCTCCAGGCCGCCTACCCCTTCCTGCGCACCTCGGCCAACCGCATCGAAAATGCCAGTATCGGCTTGCAGCGATTTTACCAGCGGCTGGCGGGGCTGCCGCTGCACCCGGCGGCGCTACCCGGCGGGCGGGTGAGCGTGGTGCATATCGGCGATTCGCACTTGCAGGCCGATGAGTTTTCGGGGCGCACGCGGCGCGAATTGCAGCGCACGTATGGCAACGCGGGGCTGGGGCTGGCCTTTCCGTTTGGGGTGGCGCATACCAACGGTTCGCCCGCGTTTCACACCGTCGCCGTGGCCGGCACCTGGCAGGCGCGGCGGGCGCTGGCCGCCCCGGATAGCACGCTATCCATCGGCGTCAGTGGCTTCGTGCTGACGACCGCCGACTCGGGCGCGGCCTTCACGCTGCGCGTGCCGGCGCTGCGCCGGCCCAATTACAGTTTCAATAAGCTGACCGTGCTGCGGCAGGCCGGCCCGGCGGCGTTCGACTGGGTGGTAAGCTCGGCGCAGGGGCGGCGGCTGGGGCTGGTGCCGGGGGTAGGGCCGGGCACGGCGGTAGTCCTGCGCCTCGATTCGCTGCGCGATTTTGTGGAGCTGCGCACCACCCGCACGCGGTCGGCGCAAACGAGCGGCGTGCTCTACGGCCTGCTGCTGGATAACGGGCAGCCGGGCATTATTTATAATACCATCGGGGTGAACGGGACGGCAGTGCGGCACTTCGCCTGCGCCCCGCTTTTCTTCGAGCAGCTGCCGCTGCTGGAGCCCGATTTGTTCATCATCTCGCTCGGCACCAACGATGCGTATTCGGCGGGCTTCGACCCCGATTTATTCGCCCGGCAGCTCGATTCGCTCATCAACGGGCTGCGGCGGCGCTGCCCGCGGGCCGAAGTGCTGCTCGCGGCCCCGCCCGATTCGTACCGCGCCCGGCGCTACCGCAACCCTGATTTGGAGCGGCTGCGCACCGTACTGCGCGCCTACGCCCAGGCCCACGACCTGGCCTACTGGGACCTGGCCGCCGTGCAGGGCGGCTACGGCTCGATGCGCCAGTGGCGCGCCGCTGGCCTGGCCCAGGCCGATTTAGTCCACTTCACCCACGCCGGCTACGACCTTCAGGGTCTGCTGCTTTACCTCGCGCTCCAAGATGGATTTGCTGCGTTCCGCGCTCGCTGA
- the rlmD gene encoding 23S rRNA (uracil(1939)-C(5))-methyltransferase RlmD: MPSKATKLANSIPPEALQNVEIQDMVAEGKCLVRINNLVVFVNQVAPGDVVDLRISKAHKRFMEAMPTKFHTYSEQRATPFCQHFGTCGGCKWQHLSYDAQLHYKQQQVADQLTRIGKLELPEVRQILPSPERTYYRNKLEYTFSNNGWLTEEQIKDESAQYDRRVLGFHTPGRFDKILDVEHCWLQPEPSNEIRLFIRDYAREHRLPFGDMVRQTGLLRNLIVRTAASTGETMVILQCYHADDALLPLLDAVYAKFPQITSLNYVLNNKGNETFHDLEVVCYQGKPYIEEDMDGLRFRIGPKSFYQTNSAGAHNLYKVARDFAEIKPTDLVYDLYTGAGTIANFVARQARRVIGIEYVAQAVLDARVNSDINGVTNTEFFAGDMKDLLTEEFTTHHGRPDVLITDPPRAGMHEDVVQRLVALRAPRLVYISCNPATQARDLELLAEAYQVTRVQPVDMFPHTHHVENVVLLELR; encoded by the coding sequence ATGCCCAGCAAAGCCACCAAACTCGCCAACTCCATCCCGCCCGAAGCGCTCCAGAACGTCGAAATCCAGGACATGGTGGCCGAAGGCAAGTGCCTGGTCCGCATCAATAACCTAGTGGTGTTCGTGAACCAGGTGGCCCCCGGCGACGTGGTGGATTTGCGCATCAGCAAGGCCCACAAGCGGTTTATGGAGGCCATGCCCACCAAGTTTCACACCTATTCGGAGCAGCGCGCTACGCCGTTTTGCCAGCATTTCGGCACCTGCGGGGGCTGCAAGTGGCAGCACCTGAGCTACGACGCGCAACTGCACTACAAGCAGCAGCAGGTGGCGGACCAGCTCACCCGCATCGGCAAGCTGGAGCTGCCCGAAGTGCGCCAGATTCTGCCCTCGCCCGAGCGGACCTACTATCGCAACAAGCTCGAATACACGTTCAGCAACAACGGCTGGCTCACGGAGGAGCAGATAAAGGACGAAAGCGCGCAGTATGACCGCCGGGTGCTGGGCTTCCACACGCCGGGGCGCTTCGATAAGATATTGGACGTGGAGCACTGCTGGCTGCAACCCGAGCCGAGCAACGAAATCCGCCTCTTCATCCGCGATTATGCGCGGGAGCACCGCCTGCCCTTCGGCGACATGGTGCGCCAAACCGGGCTGCTGCGCAACCTCATCGTCCGCACCGCCGCCAGCACCGGCGAAACGATGGTGATTTTGCAGTGCTACCACGCCGATGACGCGCTCCTACCCCTGCTGGATGCCGTGTACGCCAAGTTTCCGCAGATTACTTCGCTCAACTACGTGCTCAACAACAAGGGCAACGAGACCTTCCACGACCTAGAAGTGGTCTGCTACCAGGGCAAGCCCTACATCGAGGAAGACATGGATGGCCTGCGCTTCCGCATCGGCCCAAAGTCGTTTTACCAAACCAACTCGGCCGGGGCGCACAACCTCTACAAAGTGGCCCGCGACTTCGCCGAAATCAAGCCCACCGACCTCGTCTACGACCTCTACACGGGCGCCGGCACCATCGCCAATTTCGTGGCCCGCCAGGCCCGGCGCGTCATCGGCATCGAGTACGTGGCGCAGGCCGTGCTCGACGCCCGCGTGAACTCCGACATCAACGGGGTCACGAACACCGAGTTCTTCGCCGGCGACATGAAGGACCTGCTCACCGAGGAGTTCACTACCCACCACGGCCGCCCCGATGTGCTCATCACCGACCCGCCCCGCGCCGGCATGCACGAGGACGTAGTGCAGCGCCTCGTGGCCCTGCGCGCGCCCCGCCTCGTCTACATCAGCTGCAACCCCGCCACCCAAGCGCGGGACTTGGAATTATTGGCCGAGGCGTACCAAGTAACCCGCGTGCAGCCGGTGGATATGTTTCCGCACACCCACCACGTGGAGAACGTGGTGTTGTTGGAGTTGCGGTAG
- a CDS encoding murein L,D-transpeptidase catalytic domain family protein — MKKHHSSVVNRQRTSRRRRFVRRALPFITSLFLATPLAGPLLQSSAHVLTLTTMAAAKAPATAALTPLARFDVTLRQTYDRLGAAQQGLRFEVFQKAMTGYLNLRETGHLATQQQHLTVVDFDLPSTEKRLWVLDLAHTKIVFHTLVAHGHNSGENAANQFSNTDQSNMSSLGFYVTGQEYEGKHGHSLRLQGVDDGFNTNAFARSIVMHGADYVSEDFIKQNGRLGRSLGCPALPLDQYSQIIDAVRGGSCLFLSKSNAGYNSRFLNQNIALAALALKPPTHS; from the coding sequence ATGAAAAAGCATCATTCCAGCGTAGTGAATCGCCAGCGTACTAGCCGCCGTCGGCGCTTTGTGCGGCGCGCTCTGCCCTTTATAACGTCGCTGTTTCTGGCGACGCCGCTGGCTGGCCCACTGCTGCAATCCTCCGCCCACGTGCTGACCCTGACGACGATGGCCGCCGCGAAGGCCCCCGCTACGGCGGCCCTTACGCCGCTGGCCCGCTTCGATGTTACTCTGCGCCAGACTTATGACCGCCTCGGGGCTGCCCAGCAGGGCCTGCGCTTCGAGGTTTTCCAAAAAGCCATGACCGGCTACCTCAACCTGCGTGAAACCGGCCACCTGGCCACTCAGCAGCAGCATTTGACAGTAGTGGATTTTGACCTGCCTTCCACCGAAAAGCGCCTCTGGGTGCTGGATTTGGCCCATACTAAAATTGTGTTCCACACGCTGGTAGCCCACGGCCACAACTCGGGCGAGAATGCAGCCAACCAATTTTCCAATACCGACCAAAGCAACATGAGCAGCCTGGGCTTCTACGTGACGGGCCAGGAATATGAGGGCAAGCACGGCCACTCGCTGCGCTTGCAGGGTGTGGATGATGGTTTCAATACCAATGCCTTTGCCCGCTCTATCGTGATGCACGGCGCTGACTACGTGAGTGAGGATTTCATCAAGCAAAATGGCCGCCTGGGCCGCAGCCTCGGCTGCCCCGCCCTGCCACTCGACCAGTATTCGCAGATAATTGATGCCGTGCGGGGGGGTAGCTGCCTGTTTCTAAGTAAGTCGAACGCGGGCTACAACTCGAGGTTTCTTAATCAGAATATTGCTTTAGCGGCACTAGCGCTCAAGCCGCCTACGCATTCGTGA
- a CDS encoding murein L,D-transpeptidase catalytic domain family protein, which produces MRWAVVFRGLMGGGLSWLVGVGIILAACQHPARLATARPAAAQLPTPAPLPDSLRLTPVPPVAGVPDTLRQAIGQLYTHLGADTVGLRPAVLAQACVGYLTLHPTGRIERAGVLAVADMDLPNTTERLWVIDLNEAKVLHRSLVAHGQGSGHLRARRFSNVESSKCTSLGFYRTSGTYDGIHGYSRRLQGYDKGENTNVFDRYIVLHAADYASPDYVCQHGHLGYSQGCPALPPTQYKAIISTLRTGSMLLVSGPGLASRWLDGPAAGRRFVRRGWR; this is translated from the coding sequence ATGAGGTGGGCGGTAGTATTTCGGGGGCTGATGGGTGGCGGCCTAAGCTGGCTGGTGGGGGTAGGGATAATACTGGCCGCCTGCCAGCACCCGGCGCGGCTGGCTACCGCTCGCCCGGCCGCCGCCCAACTTCCTACCCCCGCCCCACTGCCCGACTCGCTGCGCCTCACGCCCGTGCCGCCCGTGGCCGGCGTGCCCGATACGCTGCGCCAGGCCATCGGCCAGCTCTATACTCATCTTGGGGCCGATACGGTGGGGCTGCGGCCGGCCGTGCTAGCGCAGGCCTGCGTAGGCTACCTCACGCTGCATCCCACTGGCCGCATTGAGCGGGCCGGCGTGCTGGCCGTGGCCGATATGGACCTGCCCAACACCACCGAGCGCCTCTGGGTCATTGATTTAAACGAAGCTAAAGTGCTGCACCGCAGCTTAGTAGCCCACGGCCAGGGCTCGGGTCACCTGCGCGCCCGGCGATTTTCCAACGTCGAAAGCTCGAAATGCACCTCCCTGGGGTTTTACCGTACCTCGGGCACTTACGACGGCATTCACGGCTATTCGCGCCGCCTCCAGGGGTACGATAAGGGGGAAAATACCAACGTATTTGACCGCTACATTGTGCTGCACGCCGCCGACTATGCCAGCCCCGACTACGTGTGCCAGCATGGCCACCTGGGCTACAGCCAGGGCTGCCCGGCCCTGCCGCCCACGCAGTACAAGGCCATTATCAGCACGTTGCGCACGGGTAGCATGCTGCTGGTGAGCGGGCCGGGCCTAGCTTCGCGCTGGCTCGATGGGCCGGCCGCCGGGCGGCGCTTCGTCCGGCGCGGCTGGCGCTAG
- a CDS encoding NYN domain-containing protein has protein sequence MLTPTPVAAVPPASPYAAVFIDFENVYYFLKNHYLDPQDPHDYALDLVRALRDSLKREQGLDSLVLNAYADFDKIPTGPQGPLYLMGVSTRNVLGTDHKNAADMQLCIDALEVLYTRPAIGTFVLVAGDRDYIPVLQHLRRQARQVKVVGFRESVSGDLLQMLGQEHFIDARELLPAERLKALEDHRAARLRQGEEVRRLREQGMAGVQTAAARQAAQDAAASGATLAGNAPAPALARPSVPARPSLMEQLLQEPPATFAPVRRIIRDDERRCLEFLLEQMQRFAGQHGAPEIWASPFLRRLTDVLPELPDWERRQLLSQLRDAGAVRLEKREGEPHPFSVILVNYQHPDVRELNPGPVEEK, from the coding sequence ATGCTGACTCCTACCCCCGTGGCCGCGGTGCCGCCGGCCTCGCCGTATGCCGCCGTATTTATTGATTTTGAGAACGTTTACTACTTTCTTAAAAATCATTACCTCGACCCGCAGGACCCCCACGACTATGCCCTGGACCTGGTGCGTGCCCTGCGCGACTCGCTTAAGCGCGAGCAGGGCCTCGACTCGCTGGTGCTCAATGCTTACGCCGACTTCGACAAAATCCCGACCGGCCCGCAGGGGCCGCTCTACCTCATGGGCGTGAGCACGCGCAACGTGCTGGGCACCGACCACAAAAACGCGGCCGATATGCAGCTCTGCATCGACGCGCTGGAGGTTCTCTACACCCGGCCCGCCATCGGCACGTTTGTGCTCGTGGCCGGCGACCGCGACTACATTCCCGTGCTCCAGCACCTGCGCCGCCAGGCCCGGCAGGTGAAAGTGGTGGGCTTCCGTGAAAGCGTATCCGGCGACCTGCTCCAGATGCTGGGCCAGGAGCACTTCATCGACGCCCGCGAGCTGCTGCCCGCCGAGCGCCTGAAGGCGCTGGAAGACCACCGCGCTGCCCGCCTGCGCCAGGGTGAAGAAGTGCGCCGCCTGCGCGAGCAAGGCATGGCGGGCGTGCAGACGGCCGCCGCCCGGCAGGCCGCCCAGGACGCGGCGGCCAGCGGTGCTACCCTGGCCGGGAATGCGCCCGCTCCCGCCCTGGCGCGGCCCAGTGTACCCGCCCGCCCCAGTCTCATGGAGCAACTGCTGCAAGAGCCGCCGGCCACATTTGCGCCCGTCCGCCGCATCATCCGCGATGACGAGCGGCGCTGCCTGGAGTTTTTACTGGAGCAGATGCAACGCTTTGCCGGCCAGCACGGGGCACCCGAAATCTGGGCCAGCCCCTTCCTGCGCCGCCTCACCGACGTGCTGCCCGAGCTGCCCGACTGGGAGCGCCGCCAGCTCCTGAGCCAGCTCCGCGATGCCGGAGCCGTGCGCCTCGAAAAGCGCGAGGGCGAGCCGCATCCCTTCTCCGTCATCCTCGTCAACTACCAGCATCCCGACGTGCGCGAGCTGAACCCTGGGCCAGTGGAGGAGAAGTAG
- a CDS encoding DUF4198 domain-containing protein, with the protein MKNSFRKPALLAAATALLALPLLAHDAWVDPLGGPVYQVFYGHKIPEAYPAAKVTTLQVLDAQQHFLAYTRQPTAKGLSIKPTGKPVLFVLDFDNGYWTKTPQDKESRNVRLTTEPAGAGGVGSHPLKFSKTVLSWQPWMFKPVGQRFEFVPEAFTGALQAGQSFKVRLLLDGQPVANAMVENNSNEEGPRTDASGEVTVTLVKGINRLANDLDINQLADPDATRLSLTAALVFVAE; encoded by the coding sequence ATGAAAAACTCTTTCCGCAAACCGGCTTTGCTGGCGGCCGCCACCGCCCTGCTCGCCCTACCCCTGCTGGCCCACGATGCCTGGGTAGACCCGCTTGGCGGGCCGGTGTACCAGGTTTTTTACGGCCACAAAATCCCCGAAGCCTACCCCGCCGCCAAGGTCACGACCCTGCAAGTGCTCGATGCGCAGCAGCATTTCCTGGCCTATACCCGCCAGCCTACGGCGAAGGGCCTGAGCATCAAGCCCACCGGCAAGCCGGTCCTATTCGTGCTCGATTTTGACAACGGCTACTGGACCAAAACGCCCCAGGACAAGGAAAGCCGCAATGTGCGCCTGACCACCGAGCCGGCCGGCGCGGGGGGGGTAGGGTCGCACCCGCTCAAGTTTTCTAAAACCGTGCTCAGCTGGCAGCCCTGGATGTTCAAGCCCGTGGGCCAGCGCTTCGAGTTCGTGCCCGAGGCGTTCACCGGCGCGCTCCAGGCCGGCCAGTCCTTTAAAGTGCGCCTGCTGCTCGATGGCCAGCCCGTGGCCAACGCGATGGTGGAAAACAACAGCAACGAGGAAGGCCCCCGCACCGACGCTAGCGGCGAGGTGACCGTGACGCTGGTCAAAGGCATCAACCGCCTCGCCAACGACCTCGACATCAACCAGCTGGCCGACCCCGACGCTACGCGCCTCAGCCTCACCGCCGCGCTCGTCTTCGTAGCCGAGTAG
- a CDS encoding MBOAT family O-acyltransferase, with amino-acid sequence MDLLRSALAELDPDRLLSQFVYHPKSPLLFNTGFFLLLFLAFLGVYQLLREHHRARLLYVTAFSLFFYYKSSGWYFLLLVFSTIIEYHFARWIADSGSPGRRKLLLVLSLCVNLGMLFYFKYTNFFLSGYHALTGQPVPILHVLLPVGISFYTFQTLSYTLDVYRGQLAPLRSISDFAFFVTFFPQLVAGPIVRASDFIPQIKNKPFISREGMGRAVVLIAAGLFKKAVISDYISLNYVDRIFDQPGLYSGVENLLGVYGYALQIYCDFSGYSDIAIGIALLLGFRLPPNFLSPYQSTSITEFWRRWHISLSSWLRDYLYIPLGGNRKGVGRQYLNLFLTMLLGGLWHGASLTFVLWGALHGAALAVDKLFKQVFRPGNNWLIKLLGWVITFHFVCFCWIFFRAGTFEVASQVLHQIIYNPRPDLLLQVLGSFRPVFVLVALGYALHFVPDGVTLHLEGAMGRRSVVAQAVLVTMIIWLVIQVKSAEIQPFIYFQF; translated from the coding sequence ATGGATTTGCTGCGTTCCGCGCTCGCTGAGCTGGACCCCGACCGGCTCCTCAGCCAGTTCGTGTATCACCCCAAAAGCCCCCTGCTCTTCAACACGGGCTTCTTTTTGCTGCTTTTTCTGGCCTTTTTGGGGGTGTACCAATTGCTGCGCGAGCACCACCGGGCGCGCCTGCTGTACGTGACCGCCTTCTCGCTGTTTTTCTACTACAAGTCCAGCGGCTGGTACTTTTTGCTGCTGGTTTTTTCGACGATTATCGAGTACCATTTTGCCCGCTGGATTGCCGATTCCGGTAGTCCGGGCCGGCGCAAGCTGCTGCTCGTCCTCAGCTTGTGCGTCAATCTGGGGATGTTATTCTATTTTAAATACACCAACTTTTTCCTCAGCGGCTACCACGCGCTCACCGGCCAGCCGGTGCCCATTTTGCACGTGCTGCTGCCGGTGGGCATCTCTTTTTACACGTTTCAAACCCTGAGCTACACCCTGGACGTGTACCGGGGCCAGCTCGCGCCGCTGCGCAGCATCTCGGATTTCGCGTTTTTTGTCACCTTTTTCCCGCAGCTCGTGGCCGGCCCCATCGTGCGGGCCTCCGATTTTATTCCGCAGATTAAAAACAAGCCCTTCATCTCGCGCGAAGGCATGGGTAGGGCGGTGGTCCTCATCGCGGCGGGCTTGTTTAAGAAGGCCGTCATCTCGGATTACATCAGCCTGAACTACGTGGACCGGATTTTTGACCAGCCCGGCCTGTATAGCGGCGTCGAAAACCTGCTGGGCGTGTACGGCTACGCCTTGCAGATTTACTGCGATTTTTCGGGCTACTCCGACATTGCGATTGGCATTGCGCTGCTGCTGGGCTTCCGCCTACCCCCCAATTTTTTGTCGCCCTACCAGAGCACGAGCATCACCGAATTCTGGCGGCGCTGGCACATTTCGCTCTCTAGCTGGCTGCGCGATTACCTCTACATCCCGCTGGGCGGCAACCGGAAGGGAGTAGGGCGGCAGTACCTGAACCTCTTTTTAACCATGCTGCTGGGCGGGCTCTGGCACGGGGCCTCGCTCACGTTCGTGCTCTGGGGCGCGCTGCACGGCGCGGCTCTGGCCGTGGACAAGCTCTTCAAACAGGTCTTCCGGCCGGGTAATAATTGGCTGATAAAGCTGCTGGGCTGGGTCATCACCTTTCATTTCGTGTGCTTCTGCTGGATATTCTTCCGGGCCGGCACCTTTGAGGTAGCCAGCCAGGTGTTGCACCAAATTATTTACAACCCGCGGCCCGATTTGCTCCTCCAGGTGCTGGGCTCGTTCCGGCCGGTGTTCGTGCTGGTGGCGCTGGGCTACGCCCTGCACTTCGTGCCCGATGGCGTCACCCTGCACCTCGAAGGCGCGATGGGCCGCCGCTCCGTGGTGGCGCAGGCGGTGCTCGTAACGATGATTATCTGGCTGGTTATTCAGGTAAAATCGGCCGAGATTCAGCCCTTTATTTATTTTCAGTTTTAG